In Sander vitreus isolate 19-12246 chromosome 8, sanVit1, whole genome shotgun sequence, the genomic window CATACGCTCAGCTAATCTACAACCAAACAGCCTCTTCTTTTCAAATACCAGTGGGGAACTCGAAATCCCTCCTTCCTGTGCTTTCAATCTTCACCTGCTCTGTCCAATGGTCTGGGCTTAAGAGGTCTAGTTTCATACCAAGTGTATTAAGTAGATCCATGTAGTAATGGTAGGATTACATTGGGTATCATACCTTCCAACAATGTAGAAGACAGAACAGAATTGTGTGATCATATTTGTACAGAAGCAGGCAACAATGAGAAGGTGAGTATTTCAAATTCTGTGCATTTTTTTAACAGACATATCACACATAACACATGCAGAGAAAACAGTTAACAATCTGAGAACAGGTGGCTGATTATACAGTATTAGTTGAAACAACAGACAATTTACATAAAGTTGGGCATGGATGGGGTACAGACTTGTGGgagaagaaaacacaggaaccaaaaacaattgaaatgtgtttctggaGAGTTCAGTAAGAGTAGGAGCAGAAGACGTGTAGATGTGTTGCTGTGACAACAAGGGAGGGCTGGAGCAAGGGTTTCCAAGTCTAAAGGTTCCTCTCCAGAAGGACAGTTTTTAAGTCTGCAGGACAGTTGACGGTGAAGACGGTGTGGGAGGTGTTTCGTCTTTCCACAAGGGTGGCAACCGCCTCGCCCAGGTCCAGGTGGTTCAGGTAACCAGGTGTCATGCGCTCTGGAGTGGCTACACCTGCGTCGATCTTCACCTGCCAGAACCAATCAATGAAGGGAGACAGGGATGAAGAGAGACGGGAGGATACACGCAATAGTGGGTTAGAGATGACAGGAAGGATGTCAAGGAGCAGACTGTTCTTATGAACCCATACAAATAGCTACAAATAGTAATTGTATGCATTCCACCAcaatgactacgtttacatgcacataatggTGCGGGTTTTGCCCTTTTTCGGAAAAAGAAGATATTccaactaagctgtttacatggctaatgaaagtgaatattccactaatatgtctgtttacatgtagtcgtgcaaaataggattttttctAAGTTTACCACCAGTGgcagacttgttggaccgtgcaaacccagcgtccctctttcattccttcaaacaccttcttgaaaaggtcagcGTTgtgatgtgtgcgcatatccaaaaacctgttgatatccacgtctttgataatgtttaaaagtaactgtgtttctccttcttatcgggtctgcagccttgcaaactgttggctggttggtttggtttggATGGTTGGATCCAAAAACACAAGTCTTTCAAGTGGCAGAGCAGAGTTCGATTCCCGGAAGAAGTTCAGGTCAGGTAGATATCTTCTATCagctttggtgttttttttaattgaagtcTTGGTGTGTAATCCCATTGAAATCTCACCTGGTTGAGTTTGCAGGGCACCTCAGGATACTCCTCTCGTAGAACCTGGCAGAAGGCCAGGGTGCTGGCAGAGCCGACCGTCAGGAAGCCCGTACCAGGCATCAGCAACTTATCACCTGCTCCTCCTGTGGCACACAGGAAAGTCACGGTTATCAAACAACCTAACTGTATAAGGCTTGTATGATTTTTACactgtttaacccttgtgttgtcttcccatcgaccATGTACTTGTTGTCGTCCTGGGTCAAAAGTGACCCGGTCTGGGTTGCCAGTTTATAAAGCATAAAATATCTAagtctgtgtctctgttacACCTTCTTAGCCAACTTCATTACAAcatattaccactagttttacacttctttttggATATCATGGTCAGTTAAACTTATAccattatacctaatttctgagttaaagaaactgaaattatgaattattttgactagtAGGAAAGACGAATGTATGTTGATGGattatcacagactggtatatgtcaaagtttacTCAGGATACTGTTATTTTGATAATGGATTAATTGGCTTGAGTAAAAATTCCCTTATCTAATACTGAATATCTTTGTGTACAAAACAAGactttgaggacgtcatcttgggctttgggaaacaccgaACGCCATCTTCCACCATGTtcataaaccaaacaactaCTCAAACTGCCTTTGAATGACTCACTCATTTTGCATGAGCCTTTGTATTTGGCTTCTGTATGTAGAAAAACCAAACAGCAGTTCAGTTCTCTCAGTGTTTCTCACATGCACTGATGAGCACCTCCTACACCCCATTACATAAATTTGACAGACTTGTGCTAATAGTAGAAATAAACAGCTAAAGCAATCACCTGTTATGAAGGTGTAGGTACAGTTGGAGTCGTCCCTCACCAAGGGGAAGAAGGCCTTCCATGACACAAATGTGCTGAAAAGTAATGTCTCAATTACCTGCAGAGTTGACGGGGGATGAAACATGAAATAATCAGACAAGAATCAGAAATGTCATTCTTGTAGCAGAGGAAAAGCTTCTGCAACAACATTCAAACATGATGTAATCTATatacacaacgttccactttTTTGCTCTGGTGCCCGAATGTCCatcttttcagccagatgtctgtccccttcctctgtctctgtgttggcgttctaacctctggtggatttgtgaggactatggttaactgctcctcagatctctgcagggtaaatccagacagctagctagactatctgtccaatctgagttttctgttgcacgactaaaactacttttgaacgtacacatgttccaccaaaacaagttccttcctgagactatttagcagaggcaccgtggctccgtctggcgcttagcaccacccaagacgattgtgattggtttaaagaaatgccaataaaccagagcacgtttttctttcATCCTGGAAAGTTGtgaggactagccagaccctcccccatagtgctgtggaggaaggtctggcaaagcgagactagacaTGATGTAACAGGAAAACCAGGACATGCTTACTATGACTACTTTTACAGCTACCATTACTGCCTCCACTATAACTGTTAAAagtaatataatgtatatatagttacctgaatgcaaagaaaattcaATATTTAATCAAAACTATTGGCAGTCTCATGGTCTAGCCGATGTctggtttatgtgtgtgtgctcacccAGTGTAGGTCTTTGACAGACTGGGTGTGTGGGGGTCCTCCCTGCCACCAACTGAAGCCCAGAGAGGAGAcgatgtctgtcaccttcccCACCGCTTTAAGCAGGGCCTGCTTCGCCTCCTCTGCTCCCTCCTCTGACCCTGGAACGGAGAGAAGAATTTAGGAGAGGAAAAGCTTCCATGTGGTGGTTCCGCTGAGACAGTTAAGGCaagtctagtctatatccacgacgttccacttccaggattgctccattgTCACCAgaaattctgctggatgtcacactttttcggccagatgtccgtccccttcctcttcctttgcgTTGGCGTTCTaatctccggtggatttgtgaggactatggttaactgctcctcagatctctgcagggtaaatccagacagctagctgattgattggtttaaagaaatgccaataaaccagagcacgtttttctcccatcccagaatgctgtgtggactagccagaccctcctctgcagcgctgtggaggaaggtctggcaaagcgagactataagGCAAGTCAAGTCCCAAATCAATCCGATGAGCAGGTCTTTCATTCAGCAGTTCGCTTTTTTCCTTCTCGTGTGAAATTTTGAAATCCAAAAGTGATTACTCGTGGCACAGACGCAGCCATTGTGGTGGTCTGGTCAGACTAATGAGGCTTCATCAGGGGTCTTTGATGTTGTGTTGCTATAGCAAGGACTGACCGGCAGTCATCCAGTCATAACAATCACATACCGGGAGCTTTTTGTGTCATCCAATCATGATTCACAGTTTGTATTGCTGCCGCTGCATAGCATACTTGATAGTTAGACagaaacacgacagcattaaaTTATAGTATTTTGTATTTACAGCTATCTGAGTCATCATGCCTCAAGTCTAGTCATTAAAGTGGCagtatatgtaactttcagtttgtgttgattctagcagccactttggataaaagcagtaatgtaatgtttttagcgtgagctgtagttccaatgagacaacctgtagggggaccgaagcgggaaaagttacatcgTGTTGCTTTTTTCTTTACGGTGTATATTGCTGTAAGTTAGCGTTTCCGGGAGGTCATGGaattgcgatgaatgttttgctcggACAGAaactcattcatttacaattagagaataagttacagatgcatcgttgcatttcaagtgttgcatacggctacctactttggatgtatcgtgagctaaaccaggTATCACAGTCacttacaagtccaagtcaagtctaaAGTCGAGTTTTTGTGAAGTcgactcgagtccaagtcaccaagtctcaagtccacaTCTCGGACACAGCCACTGAGTAAGTGAGTAAGGGAATGAGGTAGTGATGAAGTTACAACATTGGTCGGTCGAGTTGGAGTttccccattgtttttttagaaTTAATAGTGTTTATGCTGGTAACAGTATTTGCAAGAGCAAACATTCCCCACCTCTCCAGCCACTAAGGAGACTGCACATGTGGTGGGTTCagtggatgaatggatgacaCACAGCTATCTACAGTAGATGGATGATTGATGGAAGGATGCGGCACCCAACTTACCCACATTCCCCACTATAGTGGTGAGGTTGTCCTTTGTGTTGGGAGAGACAAATGATTGGAGCCTCTCCAGCCGGCTGCTGTCCCTGGAGATTACTGCGACTTtgaaacctacacacacacacacacacacacacacacacacacacacacacacacacacacacacacacacacacacacacacacacacacacgcacatccaTCAGATACTACATTAATCTATTGTGCAGACAGACAAAACCAGCACCTTTGACACATAAATTAGGACTAATCCCTTTCACATGAAAATGAACATTCACTAACAGGCATACATTGTCCAAATCTGTTTATCAAGGCCATTAGAGGGATAAACGTGACAGGGCAGCAGATGGTAACTTTCTGCTCAATCCAAACAGCAAAGCTATGGATGTGCAATGTAAATCCAAAACAAGTGCACTCTCATCACGGCATGCTGCACTGGTTCATGCAGAGTGCAAAGGCAGCACAGCACAATGAAGAAGCCAAAAAGATTGGATCTTATACGGAGTGAAACTGCCTCTAAACAGGGATGaagatgaaaccaaaattaCACTCAACTATCTTACTTCCAaccataaaatgtaattttataataaaaaaagatgatgttTCAGAGTCTGAAACCAGAGCACAGATCAAATAATGTCAGAGTGTATGGGACCACCAGTGGAAACATCCCAACTATAATAAACGCTCACAACACACACTAAAAAgacatatatttacattatttaagaGTTAGCGATTGACAATCCAACCGGCACATTACGCAccgaatgtaggctacagcacAGCAATACCTGATTATTGCGGAGCGCTTGGAGTTTGGGAAACTTTACGCACGCAGACGCACCATCAACATTGGATTAATAGTCAGTCATTTAACAACTAAAAGCCAGAATATTCTCACAAAGTAGTAAATTACTCATAAATGTCTGCTCTGCAGTTTATCGTGAGGCAATCCCCTGCGTAAAATCCGCGAGAGTCACCAGCTGTGCGTAAAACTGTTAAGACAGTCTCCAAATTAATTAACATGTCAGACTTAGAAAATATAATATTCTTATCGGCTTCATATAGTAGTATATTGACAATATTTCCGGTCGATTTAGCCGTAgagaagtttgtgtgtgtgtgtgtgtgtgtgtgtgtgtgtgtgtgtgtgtgtgtgtgtgtccaagtggCCCCTGGGCAGCTTACCTTTGTCCAGCAGTGCTTTCACTATCCCAGAGCCCACTGTGCCCGCTCCTCCTAGAGCTAACACAACCCTGTCCGAGTTTGACATGCTGGCTGCAGTTGCACAGGCCTGCTGGAGGATGGAGGGTGACTCTGTGTATGAAGCTGCTGACTTGTGTTGAGCATCTTGGGCAAACCAGGATGCTTTAAACTAAACTCAGGGGCCACAGTTCCGCCCTTCTACCAGTGTCACTGAAGCCACGCCTGCAGATCAACAAAGGAGGCTTCACCCCGGGACAGCAGTGTCAGTGTGTGATAACGACAAGGGCAATCGGTTCATGTAGAGCAGAGatctagggggtcctcagagtttctgcaggggggcaaccaaattattgtttgatagttaaaaaaaaggcctaaatatgtctgaaaatatacatttacatgaatccaacatattatttgtaaagacaaatctttctttttaatttacaaAACATTGATGGTAAGGTATAGGTAAGgaagccatccacagatacagttaaactttaggattaactgttccacattttaacaaaacatgatgtataaatacatgaatatgtAAACAATTCTTATTTTattagcttagtattgtatgcaccataaaaaagGTATGTCTAAAGGCTCTatgccgccctacacgttattatAGGTCCAGTTCAATACGCAACTCAATTGTATAGGATAtgtaaggggtccctgctccgtctctttttCAGCTGAAGGGTCCTTGCCCCTCAAACACGTCGAAGACCCCTGTAGAGGCCAGGAGGGCGCCTAAAAGATGAAatgctgccatctagtggatGACTCGCCTTAGTAGGCTAGGCTGGGCTGGGTAAATTGGTAATTTTTATCAGTTAATTTCCCCATGTCTAGTTGTCGTCTATTTTCCCCTTATATGGTTTTCAATGTAGTTTTGATCCAGCATTTTGAGTTCTAAAGTCATGTTCCCACTGCAGAACTCCTCTCCCCCGGCCTGTCCTGGTGCTCCTACCATGCGCACCCGTCTGGGAAAATCCGTGCCACGTGACAATGTTTACTTTATCCCTGGGCAATCAAGTGGCTATCAGCTGCACGGTGACTGTGTGGCAGGAAATGTTTTAGTTACCTGATTAATCGATACACATCTGAATAAGTGCCAGACacaggtgagtttgtgtgtatctGGTGTATCAATCAAAGCTTGTACTTTGATCAAACTTTCAGCTGAAGCggctaggtaacgttagcttagctccGACACTAGTACTTTTCTTTTGGATTGAGATGTCGTTCATAATTCTAgtaatttaatgtttatttgcGGATCGGCAAAAGATCATACCTTCTAAAACCCGAGGCACAGCGATACCTACATTATCGAGAGTCGCCATTTAATTCGGCGTCTATCCAAAACAACGTTAAACTATTCTTTACGTGACATTTGAGCTCTTCTAAGGGAATTCGTTGTAACTTCCTGGGGTCTTTCCCCACGGTAG contains:
- the LOC144522731 gene encoding uncharacterized protein LOC144522731; translated protein: MSNSDRVVLALGGAGTVGSGIVKALLDKGFKVAVISRDSSRLERLQSFVSPNTKDNLTTIVGNVGSEEGAEEAKQALLKAVGKVTDIVSSLGFSWWQGGPPHTQSVKDLHWVIETLLFSTFVSWKAFFPLVRDDSNCTYTFITGGAGDKLLMPGTGFLTVGSASTLAFCQVLREEYPEVPCKLNQVKIDAGVATPERMTPGYLNHLDLGEAVATLVERRNTSHTVFTVNCPADLKTVLLERNL